A portion of the Kiritimatiellia bacterium genome contains these proteins:
- a CDS encoding DNA translocase FtsK has protein sequence MAVRRTTGDGVGWRECAGFLLLFGCLMALLALGSYDPFDVPANAVPPNRPVQNLIGLAGAWTAYGLYTFLGLAAWALVFGWLVWTGFFFFQRIGPVWPRGLWLLLLVGGWTMLLDLRPGITADWAQRLNLPSPGGIFGLWLGRRVMTPWFGELGALIFAATSLAAGLVFFLRISPYRVGRAVAHAVMRLWAGWQETRWRRMDRLARLAEAEKQIAQKRRTIEEALRRHGEIPDRVTTTPAVRSDPVPPPSSKSPDRPAGSPVAPTAPSASAPPTNAAAGASAQMSGADRPLVAPAGSAPVTTSAEPGLARTWTLPTTDLLEPLPPDADRVIVDDLQRSQQTLIETLADFGIEARITNVETGPVVTRYELLPAPGVRVEKIVSLSNNIGLSLKAESVRVLAPVPGKGVIGIEVPNPKTSVVFLREVVESEAWRATTAALPLALGKDVGGRVLIADLADMPHLLIAGATGSGKTVCMNSLLTGLLMCRTPDQLRLLLVDPKIVEFAAFRDLPHLVVPVITDAKKVAHGLRWAIQEMEARYKLFARAGVRNIRAFNSRAIARQPDLFGGVERATAGDLPERLPYIVIVVDELADLMLVAQAEIENQIARLAQLSRAVGIHMILATQRPSVDVITGTIKANFPARIAFQVAQKNDSRTILDANGADKLLGRGDMLFLPPGMGRLVRAQGCLVTDRDVLAVAEHWKRQGPPAYETGVVEKIEKKNAEIPDLEEDEELIEQAIEVIRQTRRASTSSLQRRLRIGYTRAARLMDLLEERGIVGPAQGSDPREILIDLDGEIPTNPAGTSGGPSKDETSQ, from the coding sequence ATGGCGGTCCGAAGGACGACGGGGGACGGTGTTGGCTGGCGGGAGTGTGCCGGCTTTCTGCTGCTCTTCGGCTGTCTGATGGCGCTGTTGGCACTGGGCTCGTACGACCCCTTTGACGTGCCGGCGAATGCGGTGCCGCCAAACCGGCCGGTGCAGAATTTGATCGGACTGGCCGGTGCATGGACAGCCTACGGCCTTTATACCTTCTTAGGGTTGGCCGCGTGGGCGCTCGTGTTCGGCTGGTTGGTGTGGACGGGGTTCTTTTTCTTCCAGCGGATCGGCCCAGTGTGGCCGCGGGGGCTGTGGTTGCTGCTGCTGGTCGGTGGCTGGACGATGCTGCTGGACTTGCGGCCCGGCATCACGGCGGATTGGGCACAGCGGCTGAACCTGCCCTCGCCGGGCGGAATTTTCGGACTGTGGCTCGGGCGGCGCGTGATGACGCCATGGTTTGGCGAGCTGGGTGCACTGATCTTTGCGGCGACATCTCTCGCCGCCGGACTGGTGTTCTTTTTGCGGATCAGCCCCTATCGTGTGGGCCGCGCAGTAGCGCACGCGGTGATGCGGCTGTGGGCAGGCTGGCAGGAAACACGATGGCGGCGGATGGACCGGCTGGCGCGCCTCGCGGAGGCGGAAAAGCAGATTGCGCAGAAGCGGCGGACGATTGAAGAGGCGCTGCGACGTCACGGCGAGATTCCGGACCGGGTTACGACAACACCCGCGGTGCGGTCCGATCCCGTGCCTCCGCCCTCATCCAAATCGCCCGACCGGCCGGCTGGGTCGCCGGTCGCCCCCACAGCCCCCTCTGCGTCGGCACCGCCGACCAACGCAGCTGCGGGAGCCAGCGCTCAGATGTCCGGCGCCGACCGTCCCCTCGTTGCTCCGGCCGGCTCGGCGCCGGTGACGACCTCTGCGGAGCCGGGCTTGGCCCGTACCTGGACACTGCCAACCACCGATCTATTGGAGCCGCTGCCGCCCGATGCGGACCGGGTGATCGTTGATGATCTTCAGCGCTCCCAGCAGACGTTGATCGAGACGCTGGCGGACTTCGGCATTGAGGCAAGAATCACCAATGTGGAGACTGGCCCGGTCGTCACCCGCTACGAGCTGCTACCTGCGCCCGGAGTGCGCGTGGAGAAAATCGTCAGCCTGAGCAACAACATTGGTCTGTCGCTGAAGGCGGAGAGCGTGCGCGTGCTCGCACCGGTGCCGGGCAAGGGCGTGATTGGCATCGAAGTTCCGAATCCGAAGACGTCGGTGGTTTTCTTGCGCGAGGTGGTGGAGAGCGAGGCCTGGCGTGCGACCACCGCGGCGCTGCCGCTGGCGCTAGGTAAAGACGTCGGCGGGCGGGTCCTGATTGCGGACCTTGCGGACATGCCGCATCTGCTGATTGCCGGTGCAACGGGTTCGGGTAAGACGGTCTGCATGAACTCGCTGCTCACCGGTCTGTTGATGTGCCGCACACCCGATCAGCTACGGCTGCTGCTGGTGGATCCAAAGATTGTCGAATTCGCGGCGTTTCGGGACCTGCCTCACCTTGTGGTGCCGGTGATCACCGATGCGAAGAAAGTCGCGCATGGACTCCGATGGGCGATCCAGGAGATGGAGGCCCGCTACAAGCTGTTCGCGCGCGCCGGTGTTCGCAACATCCGGGCGTTCAACTCCCGCGCAATCGCGCGGCAGCCGGATCTATTCGGCGGGGTGGAACGCGCGACGGCGGGCGACCTGCCGGAGCGACTGCCCTACATCGTGATCGTGGTGGACGAGCTGGCCGACCTGATGCTCGTCGCGCAGGCGGAAATCGAGAACCAGATCGCCCGGCTGGCGCAGCTCTCGCGCGCGGTCGGCATTCACATGATTCTTGCAACGCAGCGCCCCTCCGTGGACGTGATCACCGGCACAATCAAGGCGAACTTTCCCGCGCGGATCGCGTTCCAGGTGGCGCAGAAGAACGACAGTCGAACGATCCTCGATGCGAACGGGGCCGACAAACTGCTCGGCCGGGGCGACATGCTGTTTCTGCCGCCCGGCATGGGACGGCTCGTTCGCGCTCAGGGGTGCTTGGTCACCGATCGCGACGTGTTGGCGGTCGCCGAGCATTGGAAGCGGCAAGGGCCGCCGGCGTATGAGACGGGTGTGGTGGAAAAAATCGAGAAAAAGAATGCGGAGATTCCCGACCTCGAGGAAGATGAGGAGCTGATCGAGCAAGCGATCGAGGTGATCCGGCAGACGCGCCGCGCCTCGACCTCGTCACTGCAACGGCGCTTGCGGATCGGTTACACGCGCGCGGCGCGGCTGATGGATCTGCTCGAGGAGCGGGGGATCGTCGGCCCGGCGCAGGGGTCCGACCCGCGGGAAATCTTGATTGATCTGGATGGCGAGATTCCGACGAACCCTGCCGGCACATCCGGCGGACCGTCGAAAGACGAGACGAGCCAATGA